The Coregonus clupeaformis isolate EN_2021a chromosome 6, ASM2061545v1, whole genome shotgun sequence genome has a segment encoding these proteins:
- the LOC121567383 gene encoding rho-related GTP-binding protein RhoU translates to MSPPVPMDYNQTMAPPVPPHKTKTTRPGEAQERVLKCVLLGDGAVGKTSLVVSYTTNGYPTKYVPTAFDDFSAVVQVDGHPVRLQLCDTAGQDEFDKLRHFCYSRTDALLLCFSVVSPASFQNVWEKWVPEIRRRCPLAPMLLVGTQCDLREDVKVLIELARRRERPVAEVDARALADKVGAVAYVECSALTQKNLKEVFDAAIAVGMKHADRRARRERKVRSTADKMKTLSKSWWKKYVCIQ, encoded by the exons ATGTCACCTCCAGTTCCAATGGATTATAACCAGACCATGGCTCCTCCAGTGCCGCCGCACAAAACCAAAACTACCCGGCCAGGTGAGGCTCAGGAGCGGGTGTTGAAGTGCGTACTACTCGGCGATGGAGCGGTTGGGAAGACCAGCCTGGTTGTCAGCTACACAACGAATGGCTATCCAACGAAATACGTCCCCACTGCGTTTGATGACTTTTCAG cggTGGTGCAGGTGGATGGACACCCTGTGAGACTACAGCTCTGTGACACTGCTGGACAG gatGAATTCGATAAGCTCCGTCACTTCTGCTACTCGCGCACCGATGCCCTCCTCCTCTGCTTCAGTGTGGTCAGCCCTGCCTCCTTCCAGAACGTCTGGGAGAAGTGGGTCCCCGAGATCCGCCGCCGCTGCCCACTCGCGCCCATGCTGCTGGTGGGAACCCAGTGTGACCTGCGCGAGGACGTCAAGGTGCTGATCGAGCTGGCCCGCCGGAGGGAGAGGCCCGTGGCCGAGGTGGACGCCCGCGCCCTGGCAGACAAAGTGGGCGCCGTGGCGTACGTGGAGTGCTCGGCGCTCACCCAGAAGAACCTGAAGGAGGTGTTTGACGCGGCCATCGCCGTGGGGATGAAGCACGCCGATAGGAGGGCGCGGCGGGAGAGGAAGGTGCGCAGCACGGCCGATAAGATGAAGACACTGTCCAAGTCGTGGTGGAAGAAGTACGTCTGTAtccagtag